A window of the Hevea brasiliensis isolate MT/VB/25A 57/8 unplaced genomic scaffold, ASM3005281v1 Scaf484, whole genome shotgun sequence genome harbors these coding sequences:
- the LOC131177448 gene encoding uncharacterized protein LOC131177448 isoform X1, which produces MSWQTFVDEHLMCEIEGNHLSAAAIIGQDGSVWAQSSNFPQLKCTHCQAMSQKEVCMYSTHQTMKYKCKDCRNQGSVSVITGHGQPIENNNENYTTLMHFNCKGFEPQDFIFSGIWRATSLVDGKDYEFNFRRRVFQIGSNMKISNLESKFEVVRN; this is translated from the exons ATGTCGTGGCAAACATTTGTGGATGAGCATCTTATGTGCGAAATCGAAGGCAATCATCTCTCTGCTGCCGCCATCATCGGCCAAGACGGCAGCGTTTGGGCCCAGAGCTCCAACTTTCCTCAG TTAAAATGTACTCACTGTCAGGCAATGAGTCAAAAAGAAGTTTGTATGTATTCCACCCATCAAACAATGAAGTACaag TGCAAAGATTGTAGAAATCAAGGATCAGTATCTGTTATTACTGGACATGGTCAGCCGattgaaaataataatgaaaattatacTACGCTTATGCATTTTAATTGCAAAGGATTTGAACCCCAAGATTTCATTTTTAGTGGAATCTGGAGAGCTACATCT TTGGTTGACGGCAAAGATTACGAATTTAACTTTCGTCGTAGGGTTTTCCAAATAGGGAGCAACATGAAAATTTCCAACTTGGAATCCAAATTTGAAGTGGTTCGTAATTAG
- the LOC131177448 gene encoding uncharacterized protein LOC131177448 isoform X2: MSWQTFVDEHLMCEIEGNHLSAAAIIGQDGSVWAQSSNFPQCKDCRNQGSVSVITGHGQPIENNNENYTTLMHFNCKGFEPQDFIFSGIWRATSLVDGKDYEFNFRRRVFQIGSNMKISNLESKFEVVRN, encoded by the exons ATGTCGTGGCAAACATTTGTGGATGAGCATCTTATGTGCGAAATCGAAGGCAATCATCTCTCTGCTGCCGCCATCATCGGCCAAGACGGCAGCGTTTGGGCCCAGAGCTCCAACTTTCCTCAG TGCAAAGATTGTAGAAATCAAGGATCAGTATCTGTTATTACTGGACATGGTCAGCCGattgaaaataataatgaaaattatacTACGCTTATGCATTTTAATTGCAAAGGATTTGAACCCCAAGATTTCATTTTTAGTGGAATCTGGAGAGCTACATCT TTGGTTGACGGCAAAGATTACGAATTTAACTTTCGTCGTAGGGTTTTCCAAATAGGGAGCAACATGAAAATTTCCAACTTGGAATCCAAATTTGAAGTGGTTCGTAATTAG